The region CAGTCAATCAACGTGTCTCCATCCTTTAAGACTTCGCATAGACGAAAGGAGCTCGTGAGTAGCTGCAAACCCTCGTGGTGCTGAGCGAGAGCACTGATGAGAGGCCATGTCGCCAGGAGGTTCGTCGCGCAGTGATTATTGTCTAGTGGTTTTAAAGTTGGTGGATACGATTGCTGCAGTCCATGCTGAATTACACGATATGCAGCATCGATTTTGCTGGGGAAATTTCTAGGAAACCCCCAAATTGGCGCAGATCCAGCAATGGCACCAGCAATCGTGTTTGGGTATTTCATTCGTAGCCACGCACTGAGCATTCCTCCGTAGCTACCACCAAATGCGATCACAGGTCGGCGTCGAAGACGAGAAAAGTCGCCCGTATCGACAAAAAGCTTCAATTCGACGAAGCGAGCGAAATCAGCCAAAGCTTGAATCGTCGAAGAGTAGGCCATACATGACGATATGAAAGGACTCGGTAGGCTCTGTCCTTCATATCGATGTTCGATGAAAACCACTTGCGCCCCAAACGCTTCAGCAGATTCCCAGATCAAACCGGTGTGGTTTATGTATTGTTCTAGTGGGGACTCGTTTCCGGTATACAGAAAGATTGGCGCTGAAGTCTCGTTCACCATGAAGTCATTGTATACGCAGTATCGTTGCTGATAAGTACCGGATTGACCTCTGGGAAGGTCGAAATGATTCAGTGCTTGCTGAAAGAAACCGCACGTCATATCTGTGATAGATAAACGTGTACCATTGCGGGCTTGTGATGAGGCATCAGTAGTCGGTGAATCCAATGGCGCGCTGGTCGCAGAATCTGGCGTGAACCATGTCAAGTATTCTTCCCACGGTTTTCTCCTCCTACGTTCTTGGTAGCCAGCATTCGCAAAAGCACATGCTACCAAAAGAACCAAGATTATAAGCGAGAAAGCCAGCATCGCTTCTGTTGTCCTGGTCTTAGAGGCCGTAGAAGTGGTGCGCGATATACAATTGGTCGACTTCCATACAGGGTTTATCTTCCTCTGGATTGCTACGTACTCTCCGCTGCCTCTTCTAGATTATCCTGAGTTGACTATGAGTTCCCTACATTCCTCGCTGATCTGATACTGGCTGTCAGCTATTtgtttcacaatcagtcaGGGAAGCATGGAGATTGAGAGGTGAGAAATAGAGATCTACTGGTATGCCAAAATCTCGAATGTGTCTCATTCGACGTCCCAAATAAAAAGCCTCCATAGTGTATAGAGGGTCCATTGAATATTGAAATTGTCAATAAAAACGGAATTTTAAGCCATTCGATATTTTTCCAATATATATTATGTCGGGGGACATTGGTTTTTGAATACGAGGATCATCTGCTCCTCACTTTTTGGCGAGGATGTACCTAATCAACTGGCGCCAAGAAAGAACAAAAATCACTCCGAAGCGAATAtccttctcttcttcttttcactTGTTTCGTTGCTAACAGCGCGAACCAAAATAAAATAATGGCAGATAAAGACCGGTACATAGTAGCTCAGGAGGAGACAGGATATGGCTATTTCGATGCCGAAGGTGAGAGGGAACTTTTCCAATCAAAGTCTCAAGACGACTTTCCTTTGACATGGCGAGGCGATCCTGCCGAGAACTGTGCAGATTGGACAGTTGTCGTGGTTACAAATGAGCTTAAGGCAGCATCCTATCATGTGCATAAAAACATCATGTGTTTTGGATCGAGAGCAAGCAAATTCTTCTCAAGGACTATGTTAAATAAGACTCCAAGCAAGAAACGAAGCAAACGCCAGCAATTGTCGACCACAAAAGTTGAACTCAATCAGCAAGATGCAGACAATTTCCCTCTGTTGCTAGACTTCATTTATGCACCATGCGGGAAAATGACGTCCGGTGGGACTGTCTTAACGGCGGCTTCGACATTGACTTCCCCGTCGTTGTTGCCTGTTGTGAATGAAGATGACGGTTCTTCTTCATACACGGTTGAAAACATTTCAACAAACAATGCAGTATCCTTACGTCATTTAGCAAAAAAATTTGAGATAGAGGCTCTGGTCCTTGCAGTGAACAAGTTTATACAGCGAGACTTAAATTTCAAAACTGGACCAGCTTACCTCTGCGCGGCTTCTGAATACAAAGATGAGCGTCTTCTGGAGTCATCACGACGTCTCTGTGCAGAGAACTTTGAACAAATTGACATGAGAGAATTAATCAGACTTCCTTTGTGCCTTTTCCGCGTTGTTGTTCGGTGTCTGGAGTCTTTCGAAAGGGACAACAAAAGTTT is a window of Phaeodactylum tricornutum CCAP 1055/1 chromosome 28, whole genome shotgun sequence DNA encoding:
- a CDS encoding predicted protein, which encodes MTCGFFQQALNHFDLPRGQSGTYQQRYCVYNDFMVNETSAPIFLYTGNESPLEQYINHTGLIWESAEAFGAQVVFIEHRYEGQSLPSPFISSCMAYSSTIQALADFARFVELKLFVDTGDFSRLRRRPVIAFGGSYGGMLSAWLRMKYPNTIAGAIAGSAPIWGFPRNFPSKIDAAYRVIQHGLQQSYPPTLKPLDNNHCATNLLATWPLISALAQHHEGLQLLTSSFRLCEVLKDGDTLIDWAQSPWFDLAEGSFPYSSSYIPFALTHKDAKLPAWPLQAAC